A DNA window from Chryseobacterium sp. MEBOG06 contains the following coding sequences:
- a CDS encoding beta-carotene 15,15'-monooxygenase — protein sequence MVKRKTPFFKRWAPEWLVKIILFSMTLPGIIIFFLPLSNVNAAAGYYGCEPADIQFSVALFYAGYVGFYSLERRFFSFLAAKEYFLLFTTLQILACLICYFTREVYILFPVRFVQGMLFAGNVNLSLTQIFTRLSSERGREISFSVFFGILLCAMPFNNLITADLIDSYNFNIVYKTAIFSYLPGLVFLTLAMSNYRSHARFPLYKLDWESFVLLSIILVLIGYITIFGQEYYWLEDNRILGSVIGIIIVGAISVFRQNTIKRPYIDLRIFRYRNFKVGLLILFVMYICRFASGITNNYFAAELHLDPFHISYINAFNLAGLVAGVIIACCMVLQKKRIQYIWGPGFLMLLLFHALMYYSFDVQADEHNYYIPLFIQGLGVGLIMVPTIIYIISSVPASIGPSAAATALVVRYFGFCISIALINFFELFEKSRHYNAFQDHLSAVDPDVKNFLHQQTAKLIAKGMPEDRAVKAANKLLVGRMNVQDHVRFAMDYYEMMVWMLAACMLLIFLFPYLNRTALYLKSRRLSPA from the coding sequence ATGGTTAAAAGAAAAACACCTTTTTTCAAAAGATGGGCTCCTGAATGGCTGGTGAAAATTATACTTTTCTCCATGACCCTACCTGGAATCATTATATTCTTTCTGCCATTATCCAATGTCAATGCTGCGGCAGGATACTATGGCTGTGAGCCTGCCGATATTCAGTTTTCTGTAGCGCTGTTCTATGCCGGATATGTTGGCTTTTACAGCTTGGAAAGAAGATTTTTCAGCTTTCTGGCGGCCAAAGAATATTTTCTTTTATTCACAACATTACAGATACTGGCCTGCCTGATCTGCTATTTTACCCGCGAGGTGTATATTCTGTTTCCGGTACGTTTTGTTCAGGGAATGTTGTTTGCAGGGAATGTCAACTTATCGCTTACCCAGATATTCACAAGACTGAGCAGTGAAAGAGGTCGGGAAATCAGTTTTTCCGTGTTCTTTGGGATTCTGCTTTGTGCTATGCCTTTCAACAATCTGATCACGGCGGATCTTATTGATTCTTATAATTTTAATATTGTCTATAAAACGGCAATATTCTCCTATCTTCCGGGACTGGTTTTCCTGACCCTTGCCATGAGCAATTACAGAAGCCATGCAAGATTTCCGCTCTATAAACTGGATTGGGAAAGCTTTGTGCTTTTGAGTATCATATTGGTATTAATCGGGTATATCACCATTTTCGGGCAGGAATACTATTGGCTGGAGGATAACAGAATTTTAGGCAGCGTTATCGGAATTATAATCGTGGGGGCCATCTCTGTTTTCCGCCAGAATACGATTAAAAGACCCTATATTGATTTGAGAATCTTCAGATACCGAAATTTCAAAGTGGGTTTACTGATTCTTTTTGTCATGTATATTTGCCGCTTTGCTTCCGGGATTACGAATAATTACTTTGCGGCAGAACTGCATTTGGACCCTTTTCATATTTCATACATTAATGCTTTTAATCTTGCCGGGCTTGTTGCTGGAGTGATCATCGCCTGCTGTATGGTATTGCAGAAGAAAAGAATCCAGTACATCTGGGGCCCGGGTTTTTTGATGCTGCTGCTGTTTCATGCATTGATGTATTATTCTTTTGATGTACAGGCCGATGAGCACAATTATTATATTCCCTTATTCATTCAGGGTTTGGGAGTAGGGTTGATCATGGTTCCTACCATTATTTATATTATATCATCGGTTCCGGCTTCTATTGGACCATCGGCTGCGGCAACAGCACTGGTGGTGCGCTATTTCGGTTTTTGTATCAGCATTGCATTGATCAATTTTTTTGAACTTTTTGAAAAAAGCCGTCATTATAATGCCTTTCAGGATCATTTAAGTGCTGTAGATCCTGATGTTAAAAATTTTCTTCATCAGCAGACTGCCAAGCTTATTGCCAAAGGAATGCCTGAAGACCGCGCTGTGAAAGCTGCCAATAAATTGCTGGTAGGAAGAATGAATGTGCAGGATCATGTGCGTTTTGCTATGGATTATTATGAGATGATGGTGTGGATGCTTGCTGCATGTATGCTGTTGATTTTTCTTTTTCCTTATCTGAACCGTACCGCCCTGTATTTAAAATCCCGCAGGCTGTCTCCTGCATAA
- a CDS encoding helix-turn-helix domain-containing protein has translation MKFIHQTDPLKFTFFELHHSPDNYMQSPYRADFFEMIWLKKNQEHEIFLIPPYRLAEMSIDDKEGCLIAFKREYLEEDNKEYALDVFNLFNMHGQYSSFRLDQDVVETFEYLKILIEKEYSHPMGTFLALKALLKVFLLNLIRINQNYFLNQDVNQKRVYQFIMLMDENYKTERKADFYSSKMGISEKRINQILKDKMNKTLTQLLHERVILEASRSLIAGELTIKEIAFDLNFDDPAYFSRFYKKQTGHTPEDFKKLNSVL, from the coding sequence ATGAAATTCATTCATCAGACAGATCCTTTAAAATTTACTTTTTTTGAATTACACCATAGTCCGGATAATTATATGCAAAGTCCCTACAGGGCTGATTTCTTTGAAATGATCTGGCTTAAAAAAAATCAGGAACACGAAATCTTTCTTATCCCTCCATATCGCCTTGCTGAGATGAGCATTGACGATAAAGAGGGCTGTTTAATTGCTTTCAAAAGAGAATATCTGGAAGAAGATAATAAAGAATACGCACTGGATGTTTTTAATCTTTTCAATATGCACGGACAGTATTCCAGTTTTCGTTTAGATCAGGATGTTGTGGAAACCTTTGAATATCTAAAAATACTGATAGAAAAAGAATACAGTCATCCAATGGGAACTTTTCTGGCTTTAAAGGCTTTGTTAAAGGTTTTTTTACTGAATCTTATCCGCATTAACCAAAATTACTTTTTGAATCAGGATGTCAATCAGAAAAGGGTGTATCAGTTTATTATGCTGATGGATGAGAATTATAAAACAGAAAGAAAAGCAGATTTTTATTCGTCAAAAATGGGCATCAGTGAAAAGAGGATTAACCAGATTCTTAAGGATAAAATGAACAAGACCCTTACACAGCTTCTGCATGAAAGAGTCATTTTGGAAGCCAGCAGAAGCCTCATAGCAGGTGAACTCACAATAAAGGAAATTGCATTTGATCTAAACTTTGATGATCCGGCTTATTTTTCCCGATTTTATAAAAAGCAGACAGGTCATACTCCCGAAGATTTTAAGAAACTTAATTCAGTGCTCTAA
- a CDS encoding DAPG hydrolase family protein: protein MELTKEIESQIFENIDALLSSKPISLEAGIRRLDNGMLHVAMRNVLHNCKGKMLDWWFKYFETTADLKLWHPHDHIEHGGWDHQWIKHKNYIGATIHATESLGDIPPVPATIKFHDPAEIFSPEILREAYCSGEVSAVIYARIGFGENTPVDSNGDPVDGYMFHVVRDTVQGCTLRSHFFLGALAADSEHQLSDEIGFGLMEHCYSEFTYLAQILPSLYYAENKTGDKAPILW from the coding sequence ATGGAATTGACAAAGGAAATTGAAAGCCAGATCTTTGAGAATATTGACGCTCTATTATCATCTAAACCCATATCTCTTGAAGCGGGTATCAGAAGATTGGACAACGGAATGCTTCATGTGGCTATGAGGAATGTTTTACACAACTGTAAAGGAAAAATGCTGGACTGGTGGTTTAAGTATTTTGAAACCACTGCCGATTTAAAGTTATGGCATCCTCACGATCATATAGAACACGGGGGATGGGATCATCAATGGATTAAGCATAAGAATTATATAGGGGCTACTATTCATGCAACAGAATCATTGGGAGATATTCCCCCTGTACCGGCGACAATCAAATTTCATGATCCTGCAGAAATTTTCAGTCCGGAAATTTTAAGAGAAGCTTATTGCAGCGGAGAGGTAAGTGCAGTTATTTATGCCAGAATTGGATTTGGGGAAAATACTCCGGTAGATTCAAACGGAGATCCGGTAGACGGCTATATGTTTCATGTGGTAAGAGATACGGTGCAGGGATGTACACTGAGAAGTCATTTTTTTCTGGGGGCATTAGCAGCAGACAGTGAGCACCAGCTGTCTGATGAAATCGGATTCGGGCTGATGGAGCATTGTTACAGTGAGTTTACCTATCTGGCGCAGATTCTTCCATCTCTTTACTATGCCGAAAATAAAACAGGAGATAAGGCGCCTATTCTATGGTAA
- a CDS encoding helix-turn-helix domain-containing protein → MALFITLDNVYQLYNLDSSKKTEGIVILSQQNDPKKKYTAHSRLFDGLLLGFMVRGSMKSQIHFLEYEINTGDIAVLQPQLMIDTKSLSEDAEILTIGLSLDFITEFPLLRKFVMNNQIRWQPIIRLQPEDIKLQNELLRLLQNFYHKKPSCNKTQMLRNLVMVLISMISEVYSNLPNNKSLVKNRTHEIIDDFYRLISKYANQQRSVAFYAEKLHLTPQYLSAFLKQKTGKSVLQWIDHITILHAKTLLKSSNLSIKEISNELHFEETSTFCRYFRRIVGVSPKTYRNE, encoded by the coding sequence ATGGCTCTATTTATAACTTTAGATAATGTCTATCAACTGTATAATCTTGATTCTTCGAAAAAGACGGAGGGAATAGTTATTCTTAGTCAACAAAATGACCCAAAGAAGAAATATACAGCGCATAGTCGCCTATTTGATGGCTTATTACTTGGCTTCATGGTACGAGGATCCATGAAATCGCAAATCCATTTTTTAGAGTATGAAATAAACACGGGTGATATTGCTGTTTTACAACCGCAATTAATGATTGACACAAAGTCATTGAGCGAAGATGCAGAAATACTAACAATTGGTCTTTCATTAGATTTTATTACAGAATTTCCCCTTCTACGTAAGTTTGTAATGAATAACCAAATTAGATGGCAGCCCATTATCAGACTTCAACCCGAAGATATAAAGCTCCAGAATGAATTATTGAGACTTTTACAAAACTTCTATCATAAAAAGCCGAGTTGTAATAAGACACAAATGCTACGGAATCTTGTTATGGTCCTGATTAGTATGATTTCTGAAGTATATTCTAATTTACCGAACAACAAAAGCTTAGTAAAAAACCGAACACATGAGATTATAGATGATTTTTATCGACTAATCTCAAAGTATGCTAACCAACAGAGAAGTGTTGCATTTTATGCAGAAAAGCTACATTTAACACCACAATATCTGTCGGCTTTCCTAAAACAGAAAACTGGAAAATCTGTACTACAGTGGATTGATCATATTACAATTCTGCACGCTAAAACATTATTAAAATCTTCTAATTTATCTATTAAGGAAATTAGCAATGAGCTTCATTTTGAAGAGACAAGTACCTTTTGCAGATACTTCAGAAGAATAGTAGGCGTGTCGCCAAAAACTTATAGAAACGAATAA
- a CDS encoding TCR/Tet family MFS transporter, giving the protein MKKTGKKAAIGFIFITLLIDITGWGIILPVVPKLIVELIHSDLSEAAKYGGWLGFAYAITQFIFAPIVGNLSDKYGRRSIILISLFAFAVDYLLLALAPSIGWLFFGRIIAGLTGATISTASAYIADISTDEDRTKNFGLIGAAFGLGFIIGPVIGGLLGHYGARVPFYVAALLCMVNFFYGLLILPESLEKDKRRSFNWKRANPIGTFNFFRKQSKISNLVVALILVYVALHAVQSNWHFFTMYKFNWTERTVGLSLGLLGLLIGLVQGVLIRWTTPKLGEEKSVYFGLLFYALGLMLFAFTNQGWMMFICLIPYSLGGICGPALQSIISKNIPSNEQGELQGALASLVSATSIIGPPIMTSLFYYFTHDKAPFEFSGAPFFLASILMAISAIIIYITFQRKSKP; this is encoded by the coding sequence ATGAAAAAAACAGGTAAAAAAGCAGCTATCGGATTTATATTTATCACGTTGTTGATTGATATTACAGGTTGGGGAATTATACTTCCCGTGGTTCCTAAACTCATTGTAGAACTTATCCATAGTGATCTTAGTGAAGCAGCAAAATATGGAGGTTGGCTCGGTTTCGCTTATGCTATTACGCAATTTATATTTGCACCTATAGTGGGTAATCTCAGTGATAAATATGGAAGACGCTCAATTATTCTAATTTCTCTTTTTGCATTTGCTGTTGATTATCTACTATTAGCACTTGCACCATCCATTGGTTGGCTGTTTTTTGGAAGAATCATTGCCGGGCTTACTGGGGCCACTATTTCAACGGCTAGTGCATATATAGCTGACATATCCACCGATGAAGACAGAACCAAAAATTTCGGTTTGATAGGTGCTGCTTTTGGATTGGGATTTATTATAGGTCCGGTAATAGGTGGTTTACTTGGTCATTATGGTGCAAGAGTTCCCTTTTATGTTGCCGCTCTATTATGTATGGTAAATTTTTTTTACGGATTGCTTATACTACCAGAAAGTTTAGAAAAAGATAAACGTCGCTCATTTAACTGGAAACGTGCAAATCCTATAGGAACATTTAATTTTTTTAGAAAACAATCAAAAATATCAAACCTTGTCGTTGCTTTAATTTTGGTCTATGTTGCTCTTCATGCTGTACAAAGCAACTGGCATTTCTTTACCATGTATAAATTTAATTGGACGGAAAGAACTGTAGGCTTATCACTCGGTTTACTTGGTCTATTGATTGGATTGGTACAGGGAGTTCTGATAAGGTGGACAACCCCAAAATTAGGAGAAGAGAAAAGTGTATATTTTGGGCTGCTATTCTATGCCTTGGGTTTAATGCTATTTGCATTTACTAATCAAGGGTGGATGATGTTTATTTGCCTTATCCCTTATTCTTTAGGAGGAATCTGTGGGCCGGCACTACAATCAATAATAAGTAAAAATATTCCTTCCAATGAACAGGGCGAACTTCAGGGAGCATTAGCAAGTTTAGTGAGTGCTACGTCTATTATAGGTCCTCCGATTATGACCAGTTTATTCTATTATTTTACACATGACAAAGCACCATTTGAATTTTCAGGAGCGCCATTTTTTCTAGCATCCATTTTAATGGCGATTAGTGCAATTATTATATATATTACTTTTCAGAGAAAAAGCAAACCGTGA
- a CDS encoding GNAT family N-acetyltransferase translates to MINITYRPLQAAESKIYRAIRLESLKTYPESFGASYEEALKTGKFRIESDIEDQTPERFVYGAFADLHLVGICVFVKGENNTGHIYQMYVKKDFQGQNIGFGLIQAVINEVKNRFNTIEILLEVTPGNDKAFYLYRKIGFKEIKEEISVKENSGNLVMKYMG, encoded by the coding sequence ATGATAAACATTACATATCGACCGTTGCAGGCCGCCGAAAGCAAAATCTACCGGGCAATTCGTCTTGAAAGCCTTAAAACATATCCGGAATCATTTGGCGCCAGTTATGAAGAAGCTTTAAAAACCGGAAAGTTCAGAATAGAAAGTGATATTGAAGATCAAACACCGGAAAGGTTCGTTTATGGGGCTTTTGCAGATCTGCATCTTGTTGGTATTTGTGTTTTCGTAAAAGGTGAAAATAACACCGGACATATTTATCAGATGTATGTGAAAAAAGATTTTCAGGGACAAAATATAGGTTTTGGATTAATACAAGCGGTAATTAATGAAGTAAAAAACAGGTTCAATACCATTGAGATATTGCTGGAAGTAACCCCGGGCAATGACAAAGCCTTTTACCTTTACAGAAAAATAGGATTTAAAGAAATAAAAGAAGAAATCAGTGTAAAGGAAAATTCCGGCAATCTTGTAATGAAATATATGGGATAA
- a CDS encoding tetratricopeptide repeat protein: protein MVKIVTYAFCIGLLLVIISCNKNSPDKRREAFDVSLINENSELQLSGEYEALIRLNINYLKKAVRMNYPEGKALCYLNIAGVNVSAGNYEKAQFFFNKAEKNLEHSENYYHQATFYNDYSLYFSHLKSYDKAIDCNNKAFEYAIKAKDSDLKNKLIPRLYVNRGIYFAWKGWRGTSLKSFIKGNELENSAYTNSMVAQYYLFNQEPEAAGVYVAKADNLMLSQKTSDVESLWVYYTMGYYYNEVNNNEKAEQALKKALEINIKTRRTYSSHINGVYKALAELYKKKNDGGRAYYYLKKYMEEENRLDVARLSTMNKATENFISEIKKESDWHKNDLPLFIALSIAVLTILGGYLRKVITVMKVNKSALKMETEELKTHVYTRQLEEVIELARKNDSSFLLKFKELYPDFVSELLKINPDLENSELSFCAMLKLRFSSKEIADYTFVQHRSVQQKKYRIRKRLTIPADVDIYDFFENIKS, encoded by the coding sequence ATGGTTAAAATCGTAACCTATGCGTTTTGTATAGGCTTATTACTGGTTATAATTTCATGTAATAAGAACTCTCCGGATAAAAGAAGGGAGGCTTTTGATGTATCATTAATCAACGAAAATTCGGAACTGCAGCTTTCCGGTGAATATGAAGCGCTTATCAGATTAAATATAAACTATCTGAAAAAAGCGGTTAGAATGAATTATCCGGAAGGGAAGGCACTTTGTTATCTCAATATAGCAGGGGTGAACGTCTCTGCGGGAAACTATGAAAAAGCGCAGTTTTTCTTTAATAAAGCAGAAAAAAATCTCGAGCATTCAGAAAATTATTATCACCAGGCAACGTTTTACAACGATTACAGTCTGTATTTTTCTCATTTGAAATCATATGATAAGGCTATAGACTGTAATAATAAAGCATTTGAATATGCAATAAAAGCTAAAGATTCAGATCTCAAAAATAAGCTTATTCCAAGGCTTTATGTGAACAGAGGAATCTATTTTGCATGGAAAGGATGGCGGGGAACATCCCTGAAATCTTTTATCAAAGGAAACGAACTTGAAAATTCAGCGTATACCAATAGTATGGTTGCTCAGTACTATTTATTTAACCAAGAGCCTGAGGCTGCGGGAGTATATGTTGCTAAAGCAGATAACCTGATGCTGAGTCAGAAAACAAGTGATGTGGAATCTCTTTGGGTTTACTATACAATGGGATATTATTATAATGAGGTTAATAATAATGAAAAAGCAGAACAGGCACTGAAAAAAGCCCTCGAAATCAATATAAAAACCAGACGTACCTATTCCTCTCATATCAATGGTGTTTATAAGGCATTAGCAGAGCTTTACAAAAAAAAGAACGACGGAGGTAGAGCATATTATTATTTAAAGAAATATATGGAAGAGGAAAACAGGCTCGATGTTGCACGGCTGTCTACCATGAATAAGGCTACTGAGAATTTCATTTCTGAAATAAAGAAAGAATCAGACTGGCATAAAAATGATCTGCCGCTGTTCATTGCCCTGTCAATTGCTGTTCTCACTATCCTGGGGGGATATCTGAGAAAGGTAATCACGGTAATGAAGGTGAATAAGAGTGCCCTGAAAATGGAAACTGAAGAGCTGAAAACCCATGTATATACAAGGCAGCTGGAAGAAGTTATTGAACTCGCCAGGAAGAATGATTCGTCTTTTTTGCTGAAATTTAAAGAACTATATCCTGATTTTGTGAGTGAACTTCTAAAGATCAATCCTGATCTGGAGAATTCAGAGCTTTCTTTCTGCGCCATGCTGAAGCTGCGTTTTTCATCCAAGGAAATTGCAGATTATACTTTTGTACAACACAGATCTGTACAACAGAAAAAATACAGGATAAGAAAAAGACTTACCATTCCTGCCGATGTTGATATTTATGATTTTTTTGAAAATATAAAATCCTAA
- a CDS encoding tetratricopeptide repeat protein: MIRIFLSALLIILVSCHSHSQEEYEKNFDAPLLNQNEKYRLSGEYDSLVNLNKRYYKLADKINYEDGKALCYINLAELNISLENYQKSQILFDNAKEIMKDSENNIHKARFYNVYGRFNLELRRFDKAFEYNSKAMDCLQKSGKSELKNYLTFNIYFRRALYLVGKKQTKQALEYFHKAKKLDNTGLTDCAISDYVYMSKNRDSAFKYVTIAYNKARDRGKEDGIALYANTIMGEYYIADKQYDKAEEVLKQALKIDAKTKRIYAYYGKYIYNDLRMVYEHLGDKKKAYFYLNAYTEARDKTNTALLATINLDMESFIKESRKDSEKHKNNIQWVVLFSLAGLSLLGVYGWRMISLLKKRKAALKKESENLKNQINDNSQEEIMELARNNDPDFIDHFKEAYPDFINKLLAINPNLENSELVFCAMLKLHFSSKEIANYTLVQHRTVQQKKYRIRKRLNIPTETDTYQFFDDLN; the protein is encoded by the coding sequence ATGATACGTATTTTTCTTTCTGCTTTGCTTATTATTTTGGTTTCGTGCCATTCTCATTCTCAGGAAGAATATGAGAAAAATTTTGACGCTCCCTTGCTGAATCAAAATGAAAAGTATCGGCTTTCGGGTGAATATGATTCCCTTGTTAATCTTAATAAAAGATATTATAAACTGGCTGATAAAATAAACTATGAGGATGGAAAAGCGCTGTGTTATATCAATTTGGCAGAACTGAATATTTCCCTTGAAAACTATCAGAAATCACAGATCCTTTTTGATAATGCAAAAGAAATTATGAAAGATTCAGAAAATAATATTCATAAGGCAAGGTTTTATAATGTGTACGGACGCTTTAATCTTGAACTCAGAAGATTTGATAAAGCTTTCGAATATAATAGTAAGGCGATGGACTGCCTGCAGAAAAGCGGGAAATCTGAATTGAAGAATTATCTGACTTTTAATATTTATTTCAGACGCGCGCTTTACCTTGTTGGAAAAAAGCAGACTAAGCAGGCACTGGAATATTTTCATAAGGCAAAAAAGCTTGATAATACAGGACTTACAGACTGCGCTATAAGTGATTATGTATATATGTCTAAAAACAGAGATTCCGCGTTCAAATATGTAACGATTGCCTATAATAAAGCTCGGGACAGAGGAAAAGAAGATGGAATCGCTTTGTATGCCAATACCATTATGGGAGAATATTATATTGCGGATAAGCAGTATGACAAAGCAGAAGAAGTTCTTAAACAGGCACTGAAAATAGATGCAAAAACAAAACGGATCTATGCCTACTATGGGAAGTATATTTATAATGATCTCAGAATGGTATATGAGCATCTGGGGGATAAAAAGAAAGCTTATTTTTATCTGAATGCCTATACAGAGGCTAGAGATAAGACTAATACAGCACTACTGGCAACAATAAATCTGGATATGGAATCCTTTATCAAAGAATCAAGAAAAGATTCAGAAAAACACAAGAATAATATACAGTGGGTGGTTCTTTTTTCTCTTGCAGGCTTGTCATTATTAGGAGTATACGGATGGAGGATGATAAGCTTGCTGAAAAAGCGAAAAGCAGCTCTTAAAAAAGAGTCTGAAAATCTGAAAAATCAGATTAATGATAATTCACAGGAAGAAATCATGGAGCTGGCCAGAAATAATGATCCTGATTTCATTGATCACTTTAAAGAAGCATACCCTGATTTTATAAATAAACTTCTTGCTATCAATCCGAACCTGGAGAATTCTGAACTGGTTTTTTGTGCGATGTTAAAACTTCATTTCAGTTCCAAAGAAATAGCAAACTATACTTTGGTTCAGCACAGAACTGTACAGCAGAAAAAATACAGAATCAGGAAAAGACTTAATATTCCTACCGAAACAGATACTTATCAGTTTTTTGATGACCTGAATTAA
- a CDS encoding FAD-dependent oxidoreductase has product MLTDNKSIAIVGGGPAGLTLARLLQLKNANVKVYERDTNKYARVQGSPLDMHEDSGLAAIRKAELLEVFKKTFRPGADKTLIMNDQGEIFFSDHGAKPEEDFGDEHFRPEIDRGPLRNMLLESLQPETVVWGSHFVSMEPQNEGWLLHFKNGTSAYADLVIASDGANSKIRPYLSDQKPVYSGVIMLEGNVSKENAPHIDALIKGGKIMAFGNTKNILMGQKGNGDLGFYASFKADENWPAESGLDFSDKTQLLTWFQEKYSEWSDLWQELFENASTPFIPRLIYYMPLDQTWETMSNLTLMGDAAHVMPPFAGEGANMAMLDALELSEYLAGNNYKTLKEAIAAYEVNMRKRAAKATLESLENGELMHSENALTEMLNFFNGHHTDQ; this is encoded by the coding sequence ATGCTGACAGACAATAAATCAATAGCAATCGTTGGTGGCGGCCCTGCAGGACTTACACTGGCCAGACTTTTACAGCTGAAAAATGCAAATGTAAAAGTATATGAAAGAGATACGAATAAATATGCCCGCGTACAGGGTTCTCCACTGGATATGCATGAAGACTCCGGATTGGCCGCTATACGTAAAGCTGAGCTGCTGGAAGTCTTCAAAAAAACCTTTCGCCCCGGCGCTGATAAAACACTGATTATGAATGATCAGGGAGAAATCTTTTTCAGTGATCACGGAGCCAAACCTGAAGAAGATTTTGGTGATGAACATTTCCGCCCTGAAATAGACCGGGGTCCTTTAAGAAATATGCTCCTTGAATCTTTACAGCCTGAAACAGTAGTATGGGGCAGCCATTTTGTATCTATGGAACCCCAAAATGAAGGATGGCTGCTCCATTTCAAAAACGGTACATCAGCGTATGCAGATCTTGTGATTGCTTCAGATGGTGCGAATTCTAAAATACGTCCTTATCTGAGCGACCAAAAACCCGTTTATTCCGGAGTGATCATGCTGGAAGGAAATGTATCAAAAGAAAATGCTCCTCATATAGATGCCTTAATTAAAGGCGGGAAAATAATGGCTTTTGGAAACACTAAAAATATATTGATGGGCCAGAAAGGCAATGGTGATCTTGGCTTTTATGCAAGCTTCAAAGCAGATGAGAACTGGCCTGCAGAAAGTGGATTAGATTTTTCTGATAAGACGCAGCTCCTGACTTGGTTTCAGGAAAAATATTCTGAATGGAGTGATCTCTGGCAGGAATTATTTGAGAATGCTTCAACTCCATTTATTCCACGCCTTATTTACTATATGCCTTTAGATCAGACCTGGGAAACAATGTCCAATTTAACGCTGATGGGTGATGCTGCCCATGTAATGCCTCCATTTGCGGGTGAAGGGGCTAATATGGCTATGCTTGACGCACTTGAACTCAGTGAATACCTCGCTGGTAATAATTACAAAACATTAAAAGAAGCTATTGCAGCGTATGAAGTCAACATGCGCAAAAGAGCAGCCAAAGCCACATTGGAATCTCTTGAAAATGGAGAACTGATGCACTCTGAAAATGCTTTAACAGAAATGCTGAATTTCTTTAACGGGCATCATACGGATCAGTAG
- a CDS encoding helix-turn-helix domain-containing protein: protein MDNDFYYNFVEPDEAIAYFVENIGTFHNLSDTPKEVVIIPDGRVDLFFSQSPTEVFHITLLGLETYPEQRLISPHTTAFIISFKPLAVEYILKTSIADLLNTGKDLPNDFWDFNSDDLQDFDACCVKAIKKLKELIPLKIDARKRKLFELIYTSKGEMSVKDLSESTGWSSRQINRYFRKQLGLSLKAYSTILRFRASLEHIAKGKLFPELNYTDQNHFIKEVKKFSGVAPKELSKNQNDRFVLLSVLKGK, encoded by the coding sequence ATGGACAATGACTTTTATTACAATTTTGTCGAACCCGATGAAGCAATTGCTTACTTTGTGGAAAATATAGGAACATTTCATAATCTATCCGATACCCCCAAAGAAGTGGTTATCATTCCCGACGGAAGAGTTGATCTATTTTTTTCACAATCGCCAACTGAAGTTTTTCATATTACCCTTCTCGGGCTAGAAACCTATCCGGAGCAAAGGCTTATTTCTCCGCATACCACTGCTTTTATTATCAGTTTTAAACCTCTTGCCGTTGAATATATTCTAAAAACCTCCATTGCCGACTTATTAAATACCGGGAAAGATCTTCCCAATGATTTCTGGGACTTCAATTCCGATGATTTACAGGATTTTGACGCTTGCTGTGTAAAAGCTATAAAAAAACTAAAGGAGCTTATTCCCCTAAAAATAGATGCAAGAAAACGTAAGCTTTTTGAACTGATCTATACATCGAAAGGCGAAATGAGTGTAAAGGACCTTTCAGAAAGTACAGGATGGAGCAGCAGGCAGATCAACCGTTATTTCAGAAAGCAACTTGGGCTATCATTAAAGGCCTATTCTACGATATTACGTTTCAGAGCCTCTCTGGAGCATATTGCAAAAGGAAAACTTTTTCCTGAGCTTAACTATACGGATCAAAATCATTTCATCAAAGAGGTGAAAAAATTTTCAGGAGTAGCTCCGAAGGAATTGTCAAAAAACCAAAACGACCGATTTGTACTATTATCTGTGTTGAAGGGAAAGTAA